The Hyphomicrobiales bacterium nucleotide sequence AATTTCACCAGATGAGAGAGCCGTGAAGCGCTCTTTGGCTGACAACGGTGTGTATTTTACTTTGGTGTCATCACCGAAGATTGCTGCGGCGACGCCACGACATACATCAACGTCCATGCCTGACCATGACCCGTCTGAACTAGGATTTGAAAACCCTGGCAGACCTTGGCTCACGCCGCACTGGACGAAGCCTTTAGCCACGACACGATCAAGTGTTTTAGCATCTTGTGCAGAAGCACTGTAGCTCGTAGCTGCCATCGCAACACCAAATACAGCAGATAGAAGTTTAATTTTCATTGTTTAGCGGCCTTTTCTCTAACAAACCACAGGCCAATAACCATGACAACACTTGAAACGTGTTATTATATGCTGGCCTGTATCCCAGCTTCCGACACCCTTCCTAAAGTAGGCCGAAAACGATCTAACGTCCCTATCGAAAAACATTAGTGACCATTGGTCAAGTTAATTCGCATTAAATGTAATACTACTCATTGATTAGGCAGATTGTTTTGTTAGATTGCATTGGAATTAATCAAAATCATATAGAATCCATCACTAATGACAAAAAATACAAAAACCCCAAATACATACCGTAGCGAAACGCAATTGGTGCTTGCCGGACGCTCAGCAGAGCTTACCGGCCAGTTTGTATCGCCTCCCGTTGTGCGCGCTTCAACCGTGCTGTTTGAAAATACGGCGCAATTATGCGGTAAAGAAGAGGCCAAATATACTTATGGCCTCACCAGCACACCAACCATTGAAGCACTAGTGAATGCGATAAACGATTTAGAAGATTCTCATGGCACCGTCATCGTGCCATCTGGCCTTGCAGCTTGTACAATTGCAATCATGGCCGCGGTTAGCGCGGGCGATCAAATTTTAATGCCGGATAACGTATATGGCCCAACACGGCGGTTTTGCGATAGCACACTCATCAAGTTTGGCGTTGATGTCACCTATTATGACCCCCTCATCGGAAAAGATATTTCAAGCCTGTTTAAAGATAACATCAAAGCAATTTTCATGGAGCCTCCCGGTTCGCACACTTTTGAAATGCCGGACGTCGAAGCCTTTGTCGCAGCCGCTAAAGCTGTCGGTGCCACAACCCTCATTGACAACACATGGGCATCGCCGCTGTTCTTTAAACCTGTTCCCTTTGGCATCGACTATTCCATACAAGCAGCGACTAAATATTTAGCAGGCCATTCAGACGCTCTAATTGGTTCCATATCCACAAACGAAAAACATTGGAACGACATGCGCATCACACATCAAAACATTGGTGTGCAAGGTGGCACAGAAGAGATGTATCTGACATTACGCGGCATGCGCACGATGGCATTGCGTATGGATCGACAAGAAGAAAATGCGCTCAAAATTGCACGTTGGTTACAGCAACAACCCGAAGTCGCACGTGTCCTGCACCCCGCCCTTCCCGAGGATCCAGGTCATAAAATCTGGAAAAGTCTTATTGGTCGCTCATCTGGCTTATTTGGATTTGTTTTGAAAGACCTCAGCGCAGAAGCCGCGAGTGCCATGCTAGATGGATTTGAACTCTTTGGGCTTGGTTACTCATGGGGAGGATTTGAAAGCCTCGCCGTTTTAAGTCAGCTCACAAAAATTCGCACAGCAACCAAATGGAATGAAGGCC carries:
- the metC gene encoding cystathionine beta-lyase, which produces MTKNTKTPNTYRSETQLVLAGRSAELTGQFVSPPVVRASTVLFENTAQLCGKEEAKYTYGLTSTPTIEALVNAINDLEDSHGTVIVPSGLAACTIAIMAAVSAGDQILMPDNVYGPTRRFCDSTLIKFGVDVTYYDPLIGKDISSLFKDNIKAIFMEPPGSHTFEMPDVEAFVAAAKAVGATTLIDNTWASPLFFKPVPFGIDYSIQAATKYLAGHSDALIGSISTNEKHWNDMRITHQNIGVQGGTEEMYLTLRGMRTMALRMDRQEENALKIARWLQQQPEVARVLHPALPEDPGHKIWKSLIGRSSGLFGFVLKDLSAEAASAMLDGFELFGLGYSWGGFESLAVLSQLTKIRTATKWNEGPTIRLSIGLEHPDDLMKDLRDGLDRAKAVG